The following are encoded together in the Candidatus Methylarchaceae archaeon HK02M2 genome:
- the cofH gene encoding 5-amino-6-(D-ribitylamino)uracil--L-tyrosine 4-hydroxyphenyl transferase CofH, translating to MNLSTKDSNIFHSSFKTLVYTIDPVIASILDKALDSKEISIDECVELFETKGIDFYALMIVADELRRRTIGDIVTYVVNQNINFTNICIKRCGFCAFSRSYKDKDSYFLPIREVVQMTKKAWGAGATEVCIQAGLPPDMDGNIYIDICKAVKKEVPNIHIHAFSPEEIFYGASKSGTTVEDYLKRLKEAGIGSLPGTAAEILDDEIKKVISPNRIKTKDWIRVIKTAHKLGIPTTSTIMYGHIENSLHKAKHIAMIREIQKETQGITEFVPLSFVHYETPIYKKGQIKNIKTGATGVDVVKMYAVSRLMLNDIIKNIQVSWVKEGRKFAQFCLNVGANDFGGTLINENISRAAGAVHGQHLHPEEFKRLIQDMGRIPAQRSTTYEILRVYS from the coding sequence TTGAATTTAAGCACAAAAGATTCTAACATTTTTCACTCCTCTTTTAAAACCTTGGTGTATACAATAGATCCTGTTATAGCATCGATCCTCGATAAAGCGCTTGATAGTAAGGAAATTTCAATAGATGAATGTGTCGAGCTTTTTGAGACAAAAGGAATTGATTTTTACGCTCTAATGATAGTTGCTGATGAACTTAGGCGTAGGACAATCGGCGATATTGTTACTTATGTTGTAAATCAAAATATTAACTTCACGAATATCTGTATCAAGAGATGTGGATTCTGTGCTTTTAGTCGAAGTTATAAAGATAAAGATAGCTACTTCTTACCTATCAGAGAAGTAGTCCAGATGACGAAGAAAGCATGGGGAGCAGGAGCAACAGAAGTATGTATTCAAGCAGGTCTACCACCAGATATGGACGGGAATATTTACATAGATATTTGTAAAGCTGTTAAAAAAGAGGTACCAAACATCCATATACACGCTTTCTCTCCTGAAGAGATTTTTTACGGAGCTTCTAAATCAGGTACAACTGTAGAAGATTACTTGAAGAGGCTCAAGGAGGCTGGTATTGGCAGTCTACCTGGCACAGCGGCAGAGATACTTGACGACGAAATCAAAAAAGTAATCTCTCCTAATAGAATTAAAACAAAAGATTGGATCAGAGTGATTAAGACAGCACACAAATTAGGTATACCAACAACTTCAACAATAATGTATGGGCATATCGAGAATTCATTACATAAAGCTAAGCATATAGCCATGATAAGAGAGATACAGAAAGAGACTCAAGGCATAACCGAGTTCGTCCCCCTAAGTTTTGTGCACTATGAAACTCCAATTTACAAGAAAGGTCAAATAAAGAACATAAAAACAGGTGCAACTGGTGTAGATGTAGTTAAAATGTATGCAGTATCTAGATTGATGCTGAACGATATTATAAAAAATATACAGGTGTCTTGGGTTAAGGAAGGAAGGAAATTTGCACAGTTTTGCCTAAATGTTGGTGCGAACGATTTTGGCGGAACTTTAATCAATGAGAATATATCAAGAGCCGCTGGAGCTGTTCATGGGCAACATTTACATCCAGAAGAATTCAAAAGGTTAATTCAAGATATGGGCAGAATTCCTGCACAAAGGTCTACAACTTATGAAATATTAAGAGTATATAGTTAA
- a CDS encoding Mov34/MPN/PAD-1 family protein, translating to MVKKLFFKALVIDSLLSYAQKFYPNEGILLLRGKVSKDTIIVKEILIPPLATHGKGFSSFPLNMLPLDLSIIGVAHSHPSGVLRPSLEDLSNFYGRIMLIMAYPYCSDKDIAVFNREGNMIRYTVIP from the coding sequence ATGGTTAAGAAGCTTTTTTTCAAAGCATTAGTGATAGACAGCCTTTTAAGTTATGCCCAGAAATTTTATCCAAATGAAGGAATACTTCTACTTAGAGGGAAGGTAAGCAAAGATACAATTATAGTGAAGGAAATCTTGATTCCTCCTCTTGCTACTCACGGCAAAGGCTTCTCAAGCTTCCCACTTAACATGCTTCCATTAGATTTATCAATTATAGGTGTGGCCCATTCCCATCCTTCGGGAGTATTACGTCCTTCTTTAGAAGATTTGAGTAACTTCTATGGCAGAATAATGCTAATTATGGCTTACCCTTATTGTTCAGACAAGGATATTGCAGTATTTAATCGTGAAGGAAACATGATAAGATATACTGTTATTCCTTGA
- the pcn gene encoding proliferating cell nuclear antigen (pcna): MVFLAKTSTTRDWKVVSSVVLALVDEATFEASPEGITFRAMDPSHVALVDLSWPSSTFEKYECDSPFKFSVKMDDFAKLIKRGDTKDSIEIATTDDENIMLRILNGYEREFSLHLIESTYSSTPLPKLTFNLKAVIAKRAFESMLNDISVISDHVTIDSSNDKLVFYGKGDIGSGSVILERTSEDILELEVKENSKATYNIEYLSSIIKASGSASDIVILEYSSKMPIRLELKLSDLGGKIHFYLAPRIEEK, translated from the coding sequence TTGGTCTTTTTAGCCAAAACCTCGACAACAAGAGATTGGAAGGTAGTCTCTTCAGTTGTCTTAGCATTAGTTGATGAAGCAACATTCGAGGCATCTCCAGAGGGCATCACCTTCAGGGCTATGGACCCCTCCCATGTAGCCCTTGTAGACTTATCGTGGCCAAGCTCAACCTTTGAAAAATATGAATGCGATTCTCCATTCAAGTTTAGCGTTAAGATGGATGACTTTGCGAAGTTGATAAAAAGAGGTGATACAAAGGATAGTATAGAAATTGCGACGACCGATGATGAAAATATTATGCTTAGAATACTAAACGGATATGAAAGAGAATTTTCATTACACCTGATAGAAAGTACATATAGTTCTACACCACTTCCTAAGCTTACTTTTAACCTTAAAGCTGTAATAGCGAAGAGAGCTTTTGAAAGTATGCTGAACGATATTTCAGTTATTTCAGATCATGTGACCATAGATTCATCAAATGATAAGTTGGTATTCTATGGTAAGGGTGATATTGGTTCTGGTTCAGTTATATTGGAGAGAACTAGTGAAGATATCTTGGAGTTAGAAGTTAAAGAGAATAGCAAAGCTACTTATAACATCGAATATCTATCAAGCATTATAAAAGCTAGTGGCTCAGCTTCTGATATAGTTATACTAGAATATTCAAGTAAGATGCCCATAAGGCTAGAGTTAAAGCTTAGCGATCTCGGCGGTAAGATACATTTCTATCTTGCTCCTAGAATTGAAGAGAAGTAG
- a CDS encoding glycosyltransferase family 2 protein: MRNEEDTIKDCLDSITNLDYSKKEILVIDGNSTDGTRNILKSFHRKIKVLEEKNLPDGWVGKNWACSVGYERSKGEILLFTDGDTIHSKNSLTLAINYFVKNHIDMLSIYPKFIMKSFWEKLMIPAMAYVIFLFSLKPNVNDDNASSWLGNGQYIFIRRSVYENIGGHKAVWNKIDEDYRLAEKVKKSNFRLRLLYAPHTLQTRMYKNFNELWDGSVKNAFVSCFAVFQRIREFLLPIIISFLFLLVPLIVFLLGLAILPIQGLNEYLVWGTAMILVLCTQMLITLPEFGADPRYILLFPISVVIWIVIMTSSAFRMITKKGTVWKGRIYGSN; encoded by the coding sequence GTGAGAAATGAAGAGGATACTATCAAAGATTGTCTTGACTCTATAACAAATTTGGACTATTCCAAAAAAGAGATTTTAGTTATTGATGGGAATTCTACAGATGGCACTAGAAATATATTAAAAAGCTTCCATAGAAAGATAAAAGTTCTAGAAGAAAAAAATCTCCCTGATGGATGGGTAGGAAAGAATTGGGCTTGCTCCGTAGGTTATGAGAGATCAAAAGGTGAAATTTTACTTTTCACAGATGGAGATACTATCCATAGTAAAAATAGTTTGACTTTAGCAATAAATTATTTTGTAAAAAATCATATCGATATGCTATCTATTTATCCAAAATTTATAATGAAATCTTTTTGGGAAAAGTTGATGATCCCTGCTATGGCTTATGTTATATTCCTTTTTTCACTTAAACCAAATGTGAATGATGATAATGCTTCAAGTTGGCTGGGAAATGGACAGTACATATTCATTAGAAGAAGTGTTTACGAAAATATTGGTGGGCATAAGGCAGTATGGAATAAAATTGATGAGGACTATCGATTAGCTGAGAAAGTTAAAAAATCGAATTTTAGGCTTAGGTTGTTATACGCTCCTCACACGCTACAGACTCGGATGTATAAAAATTTTAATGAGTTATGGGATGGGTCAGTTAAAAACGCATTTGTAAGTTGTTTTGCAGTCTTCCAAAGAATACGGGAATTTTTATTACCTATTATTATATCATTTCTATTTTTATTAGTTCCCCTTATAGTCTTCCTATTGGGATTGGCGATCCTTCCTATTCAAGGATTAAATGAATACCTCGTTTGGGGAACAGCCATGATCTTAGTACTTTGTACTCAGATGCTCATAACCCTCCCAGAGTTTGGTGCGGACCCTAGATACATTCTACTTTTTCCTATATCTGTGGTTATCTGGATCGTAATAATGACAAGTTCCGCTTTTCGTATGATTACAAAGAAAGGGACGGTCTGGAAAGGGAGGATTTATGGATCGAATTAA
- a CDS encoding DNA primase large subunit PriL codes for MEIEFGLEDLAKYPFLKEAGDYVKELNLSVNNLCQEDYRPAVERAKQRVIEAIQKNYISSETSEPIVELLSFPLALILVRAINVEYIIHRYSLAESIRSERFLKKEKKSIISYIFKSTFNVELISLQHNLFDFKINLSEYLKRATYFHQPEWKLINRIVENGFVYLKTFELVRLIREEIRRMIYERMKSASLPSMPKYLKETLDEISKVLPTIPVDKIHRVAPENFPPCIIHMLNLLKKGQNVSHYGRFLLTTYLLSIGKTVEDIIDTYPKSPDFNERMTRYQVEHIAGIRGGRRRYKVPSCRTIATHSLCFKDKNLCAKLRSPLQFSKKPSFQKKSNTNS; via the coding sequence ATGGAAATAGAGTTTGGGTTAGAAGACCTGGCAAAGTATCCTTTTTTAAAAGAAGCTGGGGATTATGTGAAGGAATTGAATCTAAGTGTAAACAATTTATGTCAAGAAGACTACCGCCCAGCTGTGGAGAGAGCAAAACAGAGAGTAATAGAAGCAATTCAAAAGAATTATATCTCTAGTGAAACATCAGAACCTATAGTAGAACTCCTCTCCTTTCCATTGGCTTTAATACTTGTTAGAGCTATAAATGTCGAATATATCATACATAGATATTCATTAGCAGAATCGATAAGGTCAGAGAGATTTCTCAAGAAAGAAAAGAAGTCAATCATCTCGTATATCTTTAAGAGTACATTTAATGTAGAACTAATCAGCTTACAGCATAATTTATTCGACTTTAAGATAAATTTAAGTGAATACTTAAAACGCGCAACTTATTTCCACCAACCAGAATGGAAGCTTATCAACCGAATTGTGGAGAATGGTTTTGTTTATCTAAAGACTTTTGAATTAGTCAGATTGATCAGGGAGGAAATTAGAAGGATGATTTACGAGAGGATGAAGAGTGCGTCGTTGCCTAGCATGCCGAAATATCTTAAAGAAACACTTGATGAGATATCCAAAGTATTACCTACCATACCAGTGGATAAGATACATAGAGTTGCCCCTGAGAACTTTCCCCCTTGCATTATACATATGCTGAATTTACTTAAGAAAGGGCAGAATGTATCTCATTATGGACGTTTTTTGTTAACAACGTATCTTCTAAGTATTGGTAAAACTGTTGAAGATATAATTGATACATATCCAAAATCGCCAGACTTTAATGAAAGGATGACAAGATATCAAGTAGAGCATATAGCAGGAATTAGAGGGGGGAGAAGGCGATATAAAGTTCCAAGTTGTCGGACGATAGCCACTCACAGTCTATGCTTTAAAGACAAAAATTTATGCGCTAAGTTGAGAAGCCCTCTTCAATTTAGTAAAAAACCCTCATTTCAGAAAAAATCTAACACTAATTCATGA